Proteins from a single region of Juglans microcarpa x Juglans regia isolate MS1-56 chromosome 5S, Jm3101_v1.0, whole genome shotgun sequence:
- the LOC121267645 gene encoding pentatricopeptide repeat-containing protein At1g11290, chloroplastic-like: protein MPRIRRLRHLLHDPLLLKFSHFPATQTRPFSTLSSLLDLCTEPRQLRQVHARFTLHGLHQNPALSSQLMDCYGKLGLLHLSQQVFNSISNPSSVLYSSNLRNLFKFGEFERTLLVYQEMVMNSMYPDEDTYPFVLRSCFCLPDAGYGKKVHGQVVKLGFDSFYLVGTALVEMYRSCGNFENEQQLVERKSNCDLYDWNSLIFEASQNGDSEESFRLFKRMRNKRVEPDSDTIINLLRSSVDLNLLRAGKAIHSLVVVSNLCEELSVNTAILSMYCKLCSLEYARLLFEEMPEKDCVVWNILIRAYSKNWYPQKSIEILQCMVRTGVRADLFTALPVISSITQLKSIGWGKQLHGYVIRNGSDYQVSVHNSLIDMYCECAHLSSARKIFDSLINKTVVSWSAIIKGYVTNDQCIGALSLFGKMKAEGVRVDFVTVINILPVCVNIGALENVKYLHGYSLKLGLNILSSVNTALLVSYAKCGYIEMARKIFDEEKIDGKDIIMWNSMIGAYAKHGDSPKCFDLYNQMKHSNLKPDQVTFLGLLTACVNSGLIKEGQECFKEMENYGFQPTQEHYACMVDLLGRAGKMTEARELVKTMPFKPDARVWGPLLSACKMHSDTKLAEFAAEKLIIMEPKNAGNYILLSNIYAAAGKWDGVAKMRSFLRDRGLKKTPGSSWLEVNGHVHEFRVADKSHPRSDDIYTLLRNIEVEITARNKSSETRS from the coding sequence ATGCCTCGGATTCGACGGTTAAGACATCTCCTCCACGATCCTCTACTACTCAAATTCTCACACTTTCCCGCCACCCAAACAAGACCTTTCAGCACGCTCTCTTCCCTATTGGATCTCTGTACCGAACCCCGACAGCTTCGACAAGTCCATGCCAGGTTCACCCTCCATGGCCTACACCAAAACCCAGCGCTCTCTTCCCAACTCATGGACTGCTATGGCAAACTTGGCCTCCTCCATCTTTCCCAACAAGTATTCAACTCCATTAGTAACCCAAGTTCAGTTCTTTACAGCTcgaatttgagaaatttgtttAAGTTTGGTGAGTTTGAGAGAACCCTTTTGGTGTACCAAGAAATGGTCATGAATTCCATGTATCCAGATGAAGATACCTACCCTTTTGTTCTGAGGTCGTGTTTTTGTTTGCCAGATGCTGGATATGGGAAAAAGGTTCATGGGCAAGTGGTGAAGCTCGGGTTTGATTCATTTTATTTGGTGGGTACTGCTTTGGTAGAGATGTATAGGAGCTGCGGTAATTTTGAGAATGAGCAACAGCTGGTTGAAAGAAAGTCTAATTGTGATTTGTATGATTGGAATTCTTTGATTTTTGAGGCTTCTCAAAATGGGGATTCCGAGGAGAGTTTTAGACTTTTCAAGAGAATGAGAAATAAGAGAGTTGAGCCGGATTCAGATactataattaatttgttaaggTCAAGCGTTGATTTGAACTTGTTACGGGCGGGAAAGGCCATTCATAGTTTGGTTGTTGTGAGCAACTTGTGCGAGGAATTATCGGTGAATACAGCAATATTATCCATGTATTGTAAGTTGTGTAGTCTGGAATATGCAAGATTGCTATTCGAGGAAATGCCCGAGAAGGACTGTGTTGTTTGGAATATATTGATTAGAGCATATTCTAAAAATTGGTACCCCCAGAAATCCATTGAAATATTGCAGTGTATGGTAAGAACAGGGGTTAGAGCTGATTTGTTCACAGCACTTCCTGTGATTTCTTCAATCACACAGTTGAAGTCTATTGGGTGGGGCAAGCAATTGCATGGTTATGTAATAAGAAATGGTTCAGACTATCAAGTATCAGTTCATAATTCTCTTATTGACATGTACTGTGAGTGTGCCCATTTAAGTTCAGCTAGGAAGATCTTCGATTCATTGATAAACAAGACTGTGGTTTCATGGAGTGCAATCATTAAAGGATATGTGACCAATGATCAGTGCATTGGTGCTTTGTCTCTCTTTGGCAAGATGAAAGCGGAAGGAGTGAGAGTCGATTTTGTGACAGTTATCAACATTTTGCCTGTCTGTGTGAATATTGGGGCATtagaaaatgtaaaataccttCATGGGTACTCATTGAAATTAGGCCTCAACATACTTTCCTCCGTTAATACCGCACTTCTTGTCAGCTATGCAAAATGTGGATATATAGAAATGGCTCGGAAGATTTTTGATGAAGAGAAAATCGATGGTAAAGATATAATCATGTGGAACTCTATGATCGGTGCATATGCTAAGCATGGAGACTCGCCTAAATGTTTTGATTTGTACAACCAAATGAAGCATTCAAATTTGAAACCGGATCAAGTAACCTTTCTTGGGCTATTGACAGCCTGTGTAAATTCTGGCCTCATTAAAGAAGGCCAGGAGTGTTTCAAGGAGATGGAAAACTATGGTTTCCAACCAACCCAAGAACACTATGCTTGCATGGTTGATTTATTAGGGCGTGCTGGGAAAATGACTGAAGCCAGAGAACTTGTAAAAACTATGCCCTTCAAACCAGATGCTCGAGTGTGGGGCCCATTATTAAGTGCCTGTAAGATGCACTCAGACACCAAGCTTGCAGAGTTTGCCGCAGAGAAGCTTATTATCATGGAACCAAAAAATGCTGGCAATTACATATTGCTCTCAAATATTTATGCTGCAGCCGGAAAGTGGGATGGGGTTGCTAAAATGAGGAGCTTTCTTAGAGATAGAGGATTGAAGAAAACCCCGGGCTCTAGCTGGCTAGAAGTAAATGGACATGTACACGAGTTTCGTGTTGCTGATAAATCCCATCCTAGGTCGGATGATATCTATACCCTTTTAAGAAACATAGAGGTTGAAATCACGGCTAGAAACAAGAGTTCAGAAACACGGTCTTAA
- the LOC121267647 gene encoding p21-activated protein kinase-interacting protein 1-like produces the protein MSLIAGSYEKYIWGFKLKPHETPHLILTPLFSYPSHQSSITTVASCGHYAASGGSDDIIHLYDLPSASYLGSLHDHSSSLTSLSFVSPPNLSFPRNLISSAADGSVSIFDADPFVLLKSFRPHRKAVNDLSVHPSGKLALTVGRDECLAMLNLVRGRRSFCCRLGREASMVKFDLGGDRFFMVVEDKIGVHEAEDAKLLCELENPKQKRVLCVTPGENGVLYTGGEDRNITAWDTKSGKVAYCIEDAHSSRLKGVVVLTRNDGTASVDDPYLVASASSDGVIRVWDVRMVIKEKPNPLAEANTKSRLTCLAGSSLKSFKQPGPGSKSIQKEELDAEMEGS, from the exons ATGAGTCTGATAGCAGGCTCATACGAAAAATACATATGGGGCTTCAAACTCAAACCCCATGAAACCCCACACCTGATCCTGACTCCACTTTTCTCCTACCCATCCCACCAATCCTCCATCACCACCGTCGCCTCCTGCGGCCACTATGCTGCCTCCGGCGGCTCCGACGACATTATCCACCTCTATGACCTCCCTTCTGCCTCCTACCTCGGCTCCCTCCACGACCACTCCTCCTCCCTCACCTCCCTCTCCTTCGTCTCCCCTCCCAACCTCTCCTTCCCTCGCAACCTCATCTCCTCTGCCGCCGACGGCTCCGTCTCCATCTTCGACGCCGACCCTTTCGTCCTTCTAAAGTCCTTCCGCCCCCACAGGAAGGCCGTCAACGATCTCTCCGTCCACCCCTCTGGAAAGCTGGCTTTGACAGTTGGCCGCGATGAATGCTTGGCCATGCTCAACTTGGTGAGGGGGAGGAGGAGCTTTTGTTGCAGGCTGGGGAGGGAAGCGAGCATGGTGAAGTTCGATTTGGGTGGGGACAGGTTTTTCATGGTTGTGGAGGACAAGATTGGAGTGCACGAGGCGGAGGATGCCAAATTGCTATGTGAGTTAGAGAACCCCAAACAAAAGCGCGTTCTTTGCGTCACGCCCGGCGAG AATGGAGTTCTATATACTGGCGGTGAGGACCGGAATATTACAGCATGGGACACAAAAAGCGGGAAGGTTGCATATTGCATTGAAGATGCTCATTCTTCTCGTTTGAAAGGTGTTGTTGTGCTCACAAGGAATGATGGTACTGCTTCTGTTGATGATCCGTATTTAGTTGCATCTGCATCGTCGGATGGTGTTATACGCGTCTGGGATGTTCGCATGGTCATTAAGGAAAAGCCAAATCCGTTGGCCGAAGCTAATACAAAGTCTAGGCTAACTTGTCTTGCTGGATCATCTCTCAAAT CTTTCAAACAACCAGGACCTGGAAGCAAGAGTATTCAGAAAGAAGAGTTGGATGCAGAGATGGAAGGTTCATAG
- the LOC121267646 gene encoding endoplasmic reticulum oxidoreductin-2-like produces the protein MVKAEAESKGASKRWSGLVVGALIVIFIAMAMSLGISSYLSLFGRTSMPCQCSKYSGIVEDCCCDYETVDRLNEEVLHPSLQELVKTAFFRYFKVKLWCDCPFWPDDGMCRLRDCSVCECPESEFPEPFRRPHSGLSQDDPICQEGKPQAAVDRTIDSKAFRGWMVTDNPWTNDDETDNSEMTYVNLQLNPERYTGYTGPSARRIWDAVYSENCPKYPSEESCQEEKILYKLISGLHSSISIHIAGDFLLDEARNLWGQNLSLMYDRVLQYPDRVRNLYFTFLFVLRAVTKAADFLEYAEYDTGNLTEDLRTMSLMRQLLSNPKLKAACPIPYDEAKLWRGQRGPELKQKIQQQFRNISALMDCVGCEKCRLWGKLQVLGLGTALKILFSVDGQEQLGQTMYLQRNEVIALMNLLTRLSESLKIVHEMGPSVEKIMEGQMSSPSAPKSSWQWI, from the exons ATGGTGAAAGCGGAGGCTGAGAGCAAGGGCGCTAGTAAGCGATGGAGTGGGTTGGTGGTTGGAGCTCTTATTGTCATCTTTATCGCCATGGCTATGTCTTTGGGAATCTCTTCGTATTTGTCGCTTTTTGGACGGACTAGCATGCCTTGCCAATGTTCTAAG TATAGTGGCATTGTTGAGGATTGTTGTTGTGATTATGAGACGGTGGACCGACTTAATGAGGAAGTGTTGCACCCATCACTCCAAGAGCTTGTAAAAACTGCATTCTTCCGATATTTCAAG GTTAAGTTGTGGTGTGACTGTCCTTTCTGGCCTGATGACGGTATGTGCCGCCTGCGGGATTGCAGTGTTTGTGAATGCCCAGAAAGTGAGTTTCCTGAACCATTTCGGAGGCCCCATTCTGGCCTCTCACAAGATGATCCAATCTGTCAAGAGGGAAAGCCACAGGCCGCTGTGGACCGTACAATAGATAGTAAAGCTTTCAGAGGCTGGATGGTAACAGATAATCCCTGGACAAATGATGATGAAACTGACAATT CTGAGATGACATATGTCAATCTTCAACTGAATCCTGAACGCTACACTGGCTACACTGGCCCATCTGCTAGAAGGATATGGGATGCTGTCTACAGTGAGAACTGCCCCAAAT ATCCATCTGAAGAGTCATGCCAAGAGGAAAAGATATTGTACAAATTGATATCTGGTCTTCACTCTTCGATCTCAATCCATATAGCTGGTGATTTTCTACTTGATGAAGCTAGAAACTTG tGGGGTCAAAATCTCTCATTGATGTATGACCGGGTCCTACAATACCCAGATCGTGTCAGAAACTTGTACTTCACATTTCTCTTTGTTCTCCGAGCTGTGACAAAG GCAGCAGATTTTTTGGAATATGCCGAGTATGATACTGGTAACCTGACTGAGGACCTGAGGACTATGTCCTTGATGAGACAGCTACTTTCCAATCCTAAACTAAAAGCTGCATGCCCAATCCCATATGACGAAGCTAAATTGTGGAGAGGTCAACGTGGACCTGAACTAAAGCAGAAAATCCAACAGCAATTCAGAAACATAAG TGCATTGATGGACTGTGTAGGATGTGAGAAATGTCGTCTGTGGGGAAAGCTTCAGGTCCTTGGTCTTGGTACTGCATTGAAAATCCTTTTTTCTGTCGATGGTCAGGAACAGTTGGGTCAGACT ATGTATCTACAACGGAATGAAGTCATTGCCCTAATGAACCTACTGACTCGACTGTCAGAGTCTCTAAAAATTGTCCATGAAATGGGGCCTTCTGTTGAAAAAATCATGGAAGGTCAGATGTCTTCACCCAGTGCTCCAAAGAGCTCATGGCAATGGATATGA